The Arabidopsis thaliana chromosome 5, partial sequence genomic interval attttcataggGAGTCTCGCTTTCGTCCAATGTTGCAGGGGAGATTGAGGGTGAAAATGTCGTGTCGGCCGTGGCAGTTTCTTCCTTCAATTCTGGCAAGAACAGAAGGGGCACTAATCGTAGAAGGTAACCTTTGTAGTTAATGTTGTTATAAGTTCATATTTAGATAGAAAAGTTAGAAGGTTAAGGATTATGAATCTTGTTTTGCTCCTCGCAGTCTCTTgtcttttagttttgtgtCGATTTGTTCTATGgctttatgatttttttttttaatctctttaaTTTATGAAATAGGAATTCCGCGAAACGTGAAAATTGTTTGGAAAGTAAAGCAAGAACCTTGACATCTGGGGAGACCGCAGGTGCCATGAAAGAGCCAGGGAGAAGAGATGAGGTTGGTATTTTACAGGTAGCTTTGTCTTGTTTGTATTGTGGAATTTAACTAAGTAATTCTCCTATTGTTGTGGGAACTGGTGATAGAGTTGATGTCTAGCTCACAAGGTCCATGGGCCCTTGTGTCTCCCCAAGATGGAAGTTAAAGCCAGCCTCCATTTAGTAGGATGTAATGGGTTGACATTAAAGTAGATGACTTGGTTTTCGGTTTCTGTAATGGGTTGACTTTAAAATAGATGCCTTGCCTAGAGTCATTAGTTAACATCTTGTCATGTTGTTTAATTCAGCTTTCACAGTCTGAGTCCCTTTCTTGGTTTTCACTCTCTTGATTCCTTTTCCAATTTCCTCTTTTGCAGAACAAATATCATCCTAGCTCACTGAACCATCAACGGTATGGATCATAAGTATACTGTTTTTGGTATATAATTAGTGTCCTGTTAAAATCTTTATCTCCGTCTTAATATTTGCCAATATGTAACCAAACTTCTACTTATATATCAGTTTTAGCTATCTAGTTTTCTGGCTACAATAAACCTCTCTGTGCTCAGTAGGTAACTCTCTGATTCTTGTATATTCTTTTGCTGACAGACAGGCAGGAGTCCGCATTTTGAAGAATAGCAAAAAAATTACTGATGTTCATCAGGAGGATAACGTTAGTCTTGCACATAATTGGTTCATTCTGTTTTTCAAGATATTGCTCAGCAGCTgcttattattatatttaccTATTGCAGGTTGAAGCCAGAAGCTCAAGTTGTAGCTGTGAGTTCCTTTTTGggaaaaacttttttattttacttacaGAACCATGATGAACTCTTTTCTGCTTCCtttttgacaagaaaatgttTCCTGACATGTGTCTCATCACGTGTTATAATGACAGTGGACAACATGTCTGAACGTGTAAAGCCGATAGAACAAGAGAAAATGCCGGAACCTTCTAGTAATGGTTTTCACGATGCTACGGAGAGACCCTCGTCAACTGAAAATTCTTCATCACAGAGCACTACTGTGGATGAAAACTCAGAAGTGAGTCTGGTTTTGGTGGTATCTACAAATAGCTTACCACCTACGCAGGCAACAGACCCTGACAAGAAGGCTAAGGTGATAAAGAATTCGTATTGGTTTCTCATATTCAGAATATATGTTAGTTTGAGATGCTCGTTTCTTGGTTATGGCAGCTTGATGACTTGTGCATTGTTTCATCTTACTTTATTTGTTACTCGTTTTTGAATTCAGGAGTTTAAACTGAATCCAGGAGCAAAGACTTTTTCCCCATCTCTTGCAAAACGTCTTACATCAGCTCATGCCGGTATGACGCCTGTTGTTGCGAATATGGGTTATGTGCCAAGCAATACTCCTATGTTACCAGTTCCAGAAGCTGTTCAACCAGAAATTGGAATCAGCCCTTTCTTGTCTCATGCATCTTCACCTTCCAAGTTTGTTCCGTACACTAATTTGGCTACTGGAAATGCTGGTGGTGGATCTCATTTTCCCCAACATGTAAGTATTCAACCACAAATGAGGCATCTtctattctctctctcttttaataTATCACATTTTTTGGGAACCTTTATTCATCTATTAGCTCAAATGGCTGAAATACCAATATTGCATGACCAGATTGTGAAACTGAGTATTGTTCGCAACCGGTGATTCAAAGTTCTGTGCAATCAAtggattatttttttcatttgaactCATTTTTCTGCAGATGGTTGGACCAACTATTAACAGGGGACAGCCACATAGATTCACCACTCAGTACCATTCTGTTCAACCCACACCAATGCTTGTAAATCCCAATCCTCAGGTTGCATTTCATTAACAACACCATATTCTCACTTCTGTtcataaaattgtttataagaATTGAGTGATAGTGTATGAGTTTCTAAATGCTAATTGAATCGTATATTCCAGGTGATGGTCGGGAGATCAGGACAGCTTATGTATATGCAACCAATTTCTCAGGTAAGAAGAActtgaataataatattattgtgtACATAAACAATCACATTAGCCTTTTTTGCTTACAAGAAACTCAAATCCGCTTCCCTTTTATGTTCTTATAAGGATTTGGTTCAAGGAGCACCACATAACTCACATTTGCCTCCTCGTCCTCTCTTTACTCCCCAACAGTTTCAGTATCCAAAGCATCAGAGTAAAACATTCTTCTCTGTCCAATTATGGTTTCATGTTAAGTAAGACcaaagattttggttttcacTAAACTTCACTTTCTTGGTAATTCAGGTCTAATCGCAACTGGTCAACCGATGCATCTATATGCTCCACAACCATTTGCAGCCAATGGACATCAGCCTTACACAGTCATGCCTACCGATATTCCGGTTATGCAGTCACCTTTTCCCATTAACCGGGCCATGCCAATTCCGGTTCCTAATGGTTTCTATGGCACAAAGTTTCTATAGAAAGTCTtgtttttcatcttcattACCTTATTATTTGCCTCCCAGCTTAATAAGTTTTTGATACATagttaaaaaccaaaaattatagATCCGTCTGATGacttggattttttttctttctcaatgaTATACAACTACTAgctaaagaaaacagaaagagGAAGTTATGAGCATTTTATATAATGAATCACGATAATTTTGCTGACATCTTTAAGCTAGACAATAGTTAGATTCTGTTTTCCTATTTCTGATTACAATAAGATTGAATCAGACTTTAAGCTCTTAAGGGTTTGCAAGAAGAAATAATAGTCTTCAGAAGATCAATGGCCTTGAGAAAAATGGGTCTCTCTCACATTCTCCTGCACAGCCTAAGACAAATCAAACATGAATCTCTATAGAGAAAACCAAGTAAGCTTGGGATATAATCATTGGTATGGTTGGGTTTAGTACCTGAAGGAGTTCTGTCATCTTGCCTCGTCCGTAACTCGGCATGGGTTTCAGCATATGTACTGGATGGATTGGGTGTATCGCCTGCAATGGCTCAATGGACAGAGCTTGCTCATCTGACTCGGGTTCAACGGACTGTGTTGTGTGCTGGACTTGACCTTTATTCATCACCTGTGTGAGAAGCGTCTCAAAAGGCTTGCCGTTACTCGCTCCACTCGCTTGAGACCCTGTCTCGGTCTGCATGGGACTGTGGTCGATCGGGACCCGCTCACCACCATTCTCTAGATGGGCAGGCTGAAGCACAACGGGAACAATAAGATTATTTGGTATTGTTGGATGAGCCGGCTGAATCGGGACAGGAACCAATGCTCTGCTTCTAACACCACTACCACGCTTCTCCCGGAATCTAGATTTCCGACCTCTTTTAGCTGAGCCATCATGATGCATCACATCACTGTTTCTTCTTATCATTGGAACATCAGGAGCAACATCGTTATCAACAGATACAGGATCACAGTGACCAGGCTTGAAGACCACACCTCTAAGCATGCTATCTGAATTCCCAACCTTAACAGAAAGCAAGAACCCGGCTTCAAATGTCGCCTCAATCACACCACTAATCGGCTGTCCAACCATAGCTTCATCGTCATTCCTCTGGCGAGACTGCTGCTGACTCCTGCTAAAACTTGGAGAATGACCAAGAGAGTGCTCATTCGATTCCAGCTTCAATTGTTTCCTCGGACGACCTCGTTTCCGTTTTGCCGTTAAATCACCTGAGATAGTGTGGTTGTTCTCCTCATGGCTTTCCTTCTCCATTTCTCCAAGCTCGATATTGCAGTGACTAGTGTTGGCTATAGTTCCTCTGAGACAGTAAATATAAAACACAGGTGAAAATCGTCAATACACACAATTGACAGTACAACACCAAAGATCATCACAGTAACGAGAAGTTAAAAATCTCAGATGTTctataaacaaaatctttaaccaaaaccaaaacaagtttcaaaaatgtaaactttttttttttacaaataactTTCacaatccaagaaaaaaactgaataatgAAACTGTAATTTTATTCACATTTCTACTAAAAACCTGGGATTAAAGCAGATAAGATCCAGTAATCCAAAAGAACATGCAACCATTTCTAAACCCTTAAAATCAAGACTCCTAATTACAAattaactcaaaatcaaaccaCTAATCAACacacacaagaaacaaaattagcaATCTCTCAGTAGCCCTAGAATCAAATCACATAGACAACcccagaaaaaacaaaaaatctcggatttcaaaaaaaaaatcgagtGAAGAAACACACAGTATTATTAcccaaaataaccaaaacaaagcaCGACACAGGAAACAAAAGCTTTAAACTTTTTCCGTCAATTTCGGTGTAAAACACAGAGACATAgaagacagagagaaaaaacacAGACCTGCGAATTTTTCGTCTCCCTTTCTTCAGCTTTCTTCTTGTGGCATTTAACAACGAGTCAATAAAGGGCTAATGcgaaaaaagacaaaaacatttgagagggccaaaaatattttaattacagcaaaaaaaattgtggatttgtttggttataacactttctctgttttgttaaattaatggtttgtttttgtttgggcTTTTAGATAATATCTTTGCTTAAAGATATTTCCTTCTTGCTTTTTTATTATGCTTCTGTGATCagttacttcttcttttttagaGGTCACGTGAAAACCACGTGTCTGCTATGCAAAGATCTTTGATTTATCAGGCCATTAGCGAAGTAATgtaatccttcttcttttggattaGCCCAAAGATACTACTTTAAAGCCCATTCAACCTTGGACTTAAtttttgcaaagaaaaaaagttgggTAACTAGAAAAATGTACTAACTTAGTATtggtatatatacaaatttcgGTTTAACTTGAGATTGGTTGATAAATATTCTGAGTCTAATTGcaaaattattgtttatctGTTCTCTGATACGTTCGTTACTTTCATACATTTCCAACcatacaataaacaaaatcatatttcagATTTATTCCAAATATAGTGGACGACATTCAATTTCTCAAAGTACATTTGATTGAATGCTCTAGCTTCTTATCTCATCCCTTGATCCATCAAATTATCAGCTTTTTCTAACCATTCTATTTCGTTTCAGGAATcttatttccttcttttgcaAGTAATCAAAGGAAGAGCTTCAGAAATTAGAACAATCGAAATATTTCTTATCATTGCAAAAGTcaataacaaaaccaaagcttTAAAAACTTGTAATGGTCACAAACACACCACACCACACCAATTATTCGCATAAATAGTATAGATATATCAAACGATCCAATTCGGGTTCAGTTTAGAAACCGTGGATCTTGATCTGATCCTTCTTAGCAATCCCAGTTTGGACCAAGAACTGAGACACTTTCTTCCTTTGATCACCTTGAAGCTGGATGATCTTGCCTAGTTCTTTGTCCTGCACAACGTTACCGTTGCAGCAgaaatctttcttcaaatCCTTGAGAATCCTCTCGTAGCTGTACTCTTTCTTAAGCCCTTGAACAGTCGTCAAGCTCTTTTTCCCATTCCTCTGCTGGATTCGAATGTGAATGTTCTCTTTAGCTCCTGGTGCATCTGAATCTTTAGCTTCTGCAAATGGATCGTATGCTGATGGAATCTGAATGTCTAGCTCAACCATGTAAACTTGGTTACTTTTAACTAAGAAACTGCCCTTAAGCTGTTTGATTCTCTCTGCAAAACAAATTGAGAAAACCCAAGTTTTAGACTCCAATcaacaataaacaaatctAGTCTTTATCAACAACAATTAATCAAGAACAGAGCATGACTTAACCAAATAGATCATGTCATCATGATGTTCAACATATAACTAGATTATAACATACGAAAAGTCCCTATATAGATCAATTACTGGATCATGGATATATTCGAATTCAATCTCAATCCAAACCCTAAAGCTGACCAATAAAATGATTTGAGAGGAGACAATCCAAAATTTAGATCAAACTTCTCAAAACCATAACAATCAAGTAAATCAATTCGCTTTAATATGAGATTCGATAGTTTATGCAGAGATTATATCCAAATCACACATCAAAACCATAAgataagaaaaacagaacGCAAAATCATACCAATCCGATTCGAAAACGAAACAACgaacaaagagaaagcttcaaaaccctaaatcgaaTTAAAACTAGAGAGCAATCAATCAAACAGAGAACAACAAACAACGAAACGATCAAatctacaaaagaaagaacaaatcGTACCTGAAGGTTTTGTTCGATGGAGTCTTTGGagtttttgttaattcaattgatgaagaagaaagcttaaGGAAGGTTTTGTATTTAtagaccttttttttttaccatagATCTTCTTTTTATGGCGGCTAAATCTTAGCCGTAGATCTATTATTTTCTAGACACGTGGATGGATAAGTTCGAATTAGTGACCAAGTGGGGAAGGTTTCACGTTTAGAATAACTGGTGTGAGACGCAGAGAATAATTATCTATTTTCTTTGCGTATAATGGACGCGCAACTCTCATATCCGTGTAGGCCCATTAAGAGCatttattaaaagaaagataataagAGCCACAAGTGGGTCCAATAACAACACTTGCGAGAAGAATCTCGAAGTCAATATGATTTCGTATTTTATTCGATATCTGTGGTTGTCTGACAAAAGAAGAGACGTCTTATTGCAGATTGTTCTGATACATTATGTTGAAAACGTTTTACACATTGTCACTCACCGAATTTACTTGCTTTTTGATGAAGCAAAGAACCCAAATCTAGATCAAGCGAGGAGatgtttttaaatcaaaatcactcACTCGTTGCTCAAACTTCGAATGATATACGAAAGCATACCGCCATGATTATAGTATGTTAGTTCCACTTGATCAATTCCAATCAACCAAGTCAGACCATTAAATATATGGTGACAATCAAATCTAAACAAAAGCTTTTGTGATTACCTCTGTGTCTAACCGCAAAGTGCAGACAAAAGATTTAGCAGTGTCAGTAGTCACAGTTATGTCCTGGCCTGGTTTTATCTCATTGATATTACTAGGAAGGTGGATTGTGTAGAGTTCATGGCCAGTTAGTCCAAGGGTTTCTGCATCTTCACCGGACTTGAAGGCCATTAACCCCAATTCCTGTCGAATTCAAGCTGCATCACAAATTTGGACAGGTTTCTCTATGCAGAAATTTAGGGGAGTTACTATGGAATAAGCTATTTAATCCTACTTAAGTCATAAATTATGGCCAACAGCGAAAGATTCGTCACATTACAACAGCATAGCGATGAAGTCGTTTTGTAAACCAGTGGATCACTCCCAAGACGCCTCACTGCATTCCTCATAGAAACAAGATCAAATTTAGccatgaaccaaaaaaacagaaagcaagaaaaggtaaaacaaaagttagtATAAATTGGGAAAAGAAAGGACTCTACCAACTGCCTTTAAAGTAATCATTTGGCATCTTGGGATGGGATCTCAACTTTCTTAAGTCAATCAACATACCAATCCAAGACACAAAGACTATAGCTCTGATAAATCTGCGTAAAACTGAGGACGAAAGATGAAGCAGAGGAAACAAGTTCTTATTTAGGCACTCAAACAGTTTATATCCTCAAGGGGACACACATTTTTTTCCCATCCAGATGGGTGTAAAAGGATCCACACTACTTTACATAGAACGGTGAAGACACTACCAAatctgaaatatatataagttgagTGCATTTATATACTCTACTGCGGATTTGGGGGACGACTATTAGCAGCAGAGACTCTAGAGCCCCACTCCAAAAGTTCCTTGCTTGTATCGTCTTTGTGCACTATCACTTCAATGAAACAAAAGCTCTCTTTTTCCTCATTGGTTGCCGTGTTGATTGCTTTCACTAACTCCTCCTCGCATCTCACCTTGGCAGTCCAGCATTTTCCTTCTCCATTGTGTATGGCCTCAACAAAAGCTGTGTAGTTCCAGTTCTTTATGACATTGTAAGGACCATCGTGAATTTCCACCTCAATGGTGTAGCCTCCGTTGTTGATGAGGAAGATTATGGTCTTTTGCCCACACCGTATCATCGTAGATACATCCTGTGCGGTTACCTGGAAACTACCATCTCCAATACAAGCAATGACACGCCTGTTTGGCATGGCTTGAGCATAGCCTAGAGTAGCACCCACTGACCAGCCAATTGATCCGTACTGCATTTGGAATTCGTAACCGCATCCTTCAGGGAGCTTCAGCTTCTGACAGTTGAACCAGGAATCTCCTGTCTCAGCAAGCACAGCAGACTCAGAAGAGAGCATATTCTGAATGTGTTGGAACAGTACATTAACCCTCAAAGACTCATTCGGGTTATCTCTCAAAGGCTTTCCTTCTGGGACATAGATCCTGTGATAATTCTCATAAGAAGTGTTGTTGTGCTTAATTCGTTTAGCCAACTCGCTTAGAAAATCCTTCATAAGAACACATCCAAACGCAGGTCCGTTACCGATAGTAACCCGATCAGGCTGAACGATGATtgccttctccttcttgaGAAGCAGAGAATACCCAACAGAACTGTAATCGTTGAAAATCGGACCTGCAAACAGATAAGCATCCGCAGATTCAACGATTTCAGCACAAAAAGCTGTACTCACAGCTCCCCAATACGTCCCTATAAAATGCTTGTGATGCTCAGGTACTTGTCCTTTAGCAGAAGGCATCACAGCAAGACCATAGCCAGAAGCATCAGCAAGCTCAACAAAAGCATCCGCGGCTTTCGCAACCCGCATTTTCGGCCCACCAACAAGAACTGGCTTCACAGCTTTGTTCAAGAACTCAGCAGCTGCCTCCACCGCCGCATCTAAACCAATCTGATTGCTAACCTTCATCGGAAGCATGAACGGAACAGGATGACGACTAAACGTCGGAAGAGGAATCGCCGGTAAATTACAGCTGATACTGATATAAACAGGTTTGCTTTCTTTCAAAGCAGTTGAAATCGCAGTATCGATAAGTTCATGAGCCTCTTCTAAGTTATTAATCACAGCTTGAAAACAAGTAACAGCTTGAAAACACCTAAGCTCTTGAGTGAAATCAGGTAAACCAATTGTATGATGAAGAATCCTATTGGTACCGTAATCGTTGGAGTTTGGACCACCGACGATGCAAATCAGAGGCAGATTCTCACTGTAAGCACCGGCGATCGCATTCAGAACACTCAATCCACCGACGGTGAACGTAACGACGCACGCACCAACACCGCGAGATCTAGCGTAACCGTCAGCAGCGTATCCGGCGTTAAGCTCGTTGCAGCAACCGATCAGCTTGAGGTTTGGTTCGGCGATTAGGTGATCGAGAAGCGTCAGGTTGAAATCACCAGGAACGGAGAAGACATCGGTGACGCCGATTTCGACTAACCGTCTTGCTAGGTAACGGCCAAGAGTCGCGTCGCAGGGGCTGACGGTGGTGGAGTGAAGTGGACTTGTGTTTTGAACGGTGGAGACTCCGCCGTTTGGAGGACCGCCGATATCGTGGTTGGTCGGGTTACACGCGTCGATAGATCCGATCTTAGTGTCCATAGTGGTAACGTTCGTTTCAGAATTTTCGAACAATAGAGCTATGAGAAAATTGGAGAGAGCTCGAGGTAAAAGTACAGTTTGAAATATGAGATTAGTGGAAGATACTTAATTATAGACGTAAAACAACGGTGGCTAAAGTAATCAAACGGTGGTATGAAATAGGCGGctaataagatatttttagCCGCAGATATTTATGTGTCTCTGAGATTGACACGTGTCCTTATATAGTTGGATATTGGAGAACAAGTTAGAAAGTTCACGTTGAGAATAGTTGTGAGTCCGCAGAGAATAATTGCTCTCATGCGCAGCCCACAAGGGCATCATAGGACCCGATTGGATATAGGATCCGACCCGGTTCGTGTCAATACCACGTGACTCAAAAAGAAACTCCCGCTCTTGGCGACTTTTCGAAACCCTAAAGAGACTCGTATTTCCCCCCTAACGCCGATTTTCCCGCCGCTCTCACTCAATTACAAAAATCCGTAGATCCCCAATCTCCAATCACATATCTCCCACAATCTCTTTCTCGCTCTCTCGATCATCAgattcttcaatctctttcaCCAAGCTTAACCAAATCGTTACCATGAAGGATATCTCTAAATCTCCGGCGAGAAGAAGCGACGGATTCCACCGCTACTTAAAACCAGGAGCGCTTGCTCAGATCCGAAACTCGAGAATCAACGCTAGATCTACTACATCTCTCGTATCTCGCTCCTCCCTCTCGCAGCTAGTAGATCCGATTTCACCATCTGAGAACTCGGTTGATGAAGCAGCAGCGGCTTCGCGGAATCTGACGATAGATCAGGTACCACATCTTCTAAGAAAGATCTATGGTCCTTACAGTTATCAGAGGAAGAAATTAGCCGCTGCTAGATCTGTCTcgtcgatgatgatgatgaatatcAATCCTCCTATAAACTCAGTTCTTGTTGAACCCAGTAGTGATGTTATTGCTCATTGAGTTAAACTAGTTTCTACCAAATCTGTAATCTGATGATACAATTCGGGTAAAATGTTTAATACTATCATAAGACTCACTATATGAATCATTAAATTATCAATAAATTGTGTGTTTTCAATTGATGAGTTTATCTTTGTTAATTTaatgtttgtgttgatttgaTATCTTACGATTTGGATTTGACTATAGATTCCTTCACTACATATTAATGAACACTTACATGAGTATCATTTTGGGATTCTTAATGATGTATATGTAACTCTTAAGTGTTGTAACTGTTTTGAAAGATTAGCCAAACACTTAAAGATTCGAAGAGTAATGATATAAGactacatatatttttctcaaatttgttATCATCTTGTTAGATTGTAATTGACATAGGCTATGTTACCTCAGTCAATTCTCTGCTTTGCTTAATCTAAACATCTCAAATCTATAGGTTTTGATTATCTCTCTGTTTGTTGTGATGGGTAAAAATGTTTGCCTTCTGCTATTATCAGACGCTATTGTCTCAGACCAAATGGTTACCTATGTTTGTCGATGGGTGTTAACAGATTTCATTTGCTTGGTGGTATTACCGCATATGGAACATTGGTCTTGGTTTATTTAGTCTCATCATTCGATGTTAATAAGTTTTATCTATATgctttctttcatttgttcTAATGGGTAATGATGGTTATCTATATGTTGCCTTTAGCAAACGTCGCTGCCCATATGGTTGAACTTGAATCCTGATCCAACTGAACCTCTTTACCCTCTGATTATGCAATCGGTTATTAATTGATGTTGATATCCCCAAGTACATATGTATGTTATATGTAAGAGACCATTCATAACTTTCACTTTCTACCcttcaaagttttatttaaCTCTCTTCATTGTCAAATCCTTCATCTTTACTACTTTTTCAATATCTCCCCATTATGTATAAATTTAATGCATCAAGTACTACAACTATTCCACATGTGCATTGATAAATCAACCTCAAAATAGaggtaaaagagagagagaaccaCTTTTTTGAAAGGAGTGGAATTGTTCTCGTATCACGAGATTACATAAACGTGAGTCGTCCAAACTACTAGATTCGAATAAACCAACCAAATCacaaattgtttcttttaaaataatgaaacatGATGTGAAAACACAACTCGTAGCctatttgatattgttttcGTTCATGTTTTGTCGACGTAGACCCATATATCTTAGTAGGTTTTGAAATAAACCAAACTGAGCCCCAACTAAA includes:
- a CDS encoding polyadenylate-binding protein interacting protein (unknown protein; BEST Arabidopsis thaliana protein match is: unknown protein (TAIR:AT4G26990.1); Has 30201 Blast hits to 17322 proteins in 780 species: Archae - 12; Bacteria - 1396; Metazoa - 17338; Fungi - 3422; Plants - 5037; Viruses - 0; Other Eukaryotes - 2996 (source: NCBI BLink).) translates to MAIAKKLENEISRSSPSSSSSSLNEALLISTMCIIGLQVHVHINDGSVFSGIFYTVSLENEFSIVLKNAKLTKKGRSKSNVESGKIVETLVILSSNIVQIVAEGVSLSSNVAGEIEGENVVSAVAVSSFNSGKNRRGTNRRRNSAKRENCLESKARTLTSGETAGAMKEPGRRDENKYHPSSLNHQRQAGVRILKNSKKITDVHQEDNVEARSSSCSLDNMSERVKPIEQEKMPEPSSNGFHDATERPSSTENSSSQSTTVDENSEVSLVLVVSTNSLPPTQATDPDKKAKEFKLNPGAKTFSPSLAKRLTSAHAGMTPVVANMGYVPSNTPMLPVPEAVQPEIGISPFLSHASSPSKFVPYTNLATGNAGGGSHFPQHMVGPTINRGQPHRFTTQYHSVQPTPMLVNPNPQVMVGRSGQLMYMQPISQDLVQGAPHNSHLPPRPLFTPQQFQYPKHQSLIATGQPMHLYAPQPFAANGHQPYTVMPTDIPVMQSPFPINRAMPIPVPNGFYGTKFL
- a CDS encoding AT hook motif-containing protein (AT hook motif-containing protein; FUNCTIONS IN: DNA binding; INVOLVED IN: biological_process unknown; LOCATED IN: cellular_component unknown; EXPRESSED IN: 23 plant structures; EXPRESSED DURING: 13 growth stages; CONTAINS InterPro DOMAIN/s: AT hook, DNA-binding motif (InterPro:IPR017956); BEST Arabidopsis thaliana protein match is: DNA binding (TAIR:AT4G21895.1); Has 30201 Blast hits to 17322 proteins in 780 species: Archae - 12; Bacteria - 1396; Metazoa - 17338; Fungi - 3422; Plants - 5037; Viruses - 0; Other Eukaryotes - 2996 (source: NCBI BLink).); translation: MEKESHEENNHTISGDLTAKRKRGRPRKQLKLESNEHSLGHSPSFSRSQQQSRQRNDDEAMVGQPISGVIEATFEAGFLLSVKVGNSDSMLRGVVFKPGHCDPVSVDNDVAPDVPMIRRNSDVMHHDGSAKRGRKSRFREKRGSGVRSRALVPVPIQPAHPTIPNNLIVPVVLQPAHLENGGERVPIDHSPMQTETGSQASGASNGKPFETLLTQVMNKGQVQHTTQSVEPESDEQALSIEPLQAIHPIHPVHMLKPMPSYGRGKMTELLQAVQENVRETHFSQGH
- a CDS encoding polyadenylate-binding protein interacting protein (unknown protein; FUNCTIONS IN: molecular_function unknown; BEST Arabidopsis thaliana protein match is: unknown protein (TAIR:AT4G26990.1); Has 30201 Blast hits to 17322 proteins in 780 species: Archae - 12; Bacteria - 1396; Metazoa - 17338; Fungi - 3422; Plants - 5037; Viruses - 0; Other Eukaryotes - 2996 (source: NCBI BLink).) codes for the protein MAIAKKLENEISRSSPSSSSSSLNEALLISTMCIIGLQVHVHINDGSVFSGIFYTVSLENEFSIVLKNAKLTKKGRSKSNVESGKIVETLVILSSNIVQIVAEGVSLSSNVAGEIEGENVVSAVAVSSFNSGKNRRGTNRRRNSAKRENCLESKARTLTSGETAGAMKEPGRRDEVGILQNKYHPSSLNHQRQAGVRILKNSKKITDVHQEDNVEARSSSCSLDNMSERVKPIEQEKMPEPSSNGFHDATERPSSTENSSSQSTTVDENSEVSLVLVVSTNSLPPTQATDPDKKAKEFKLNPGAKTFSPSLAKRLTSAHAGMTPVVANMGYVPSNTPMLPVPEAVQPEIGISPFLSHASSPSKFVPYTNLATGNAGGGSHFPQHMVGPTINRGQPHRFTTQYHSVQPTPMLVNPNPQVMVGRSGQLMYMQPISQDLVQGAPHNSHLPPRPLFTPQQFQYPKHQSLIATGQPMHLYAPQPFAANGHQPYTVMPTDIPVMQSPFPINRAMPIPVPNGFYGTKFL
- a CDS encoding AT hook motif-containing protein (AT hook motif-containing protein; FUNCTIONS IN: DNA binding; INVOLVED IN: biological_process unknown; LOCATED IN: cellular_component unknown; EXPRESSED IN: 23 plant structures; EXPRESSED DURING: 13 growth stages; CONTAINS InterPro DOMAIN/s: AT hook, DNA-binding motif (InterPro:IPR017956); BEST Arabidopsis thaliana protein match is: DNA binding (TAIR:AT4G21895.1); Has 42 Blast hits to 42 proteins in 8 species: Archae - 0; Bacteria - 0; Metazoa - 0; Fungi - 0; Plants - 42; Viruses - 0; Other Eukaryotes - 0 (source: NCBI BLink).), whose translation is MEKESHEENNHTISGDLTAKRKRGRPRKQLKLESNEHSLGHSPSFSRSQQQSRQRNDDEAMVGQPISGVIEATFEAGFLLSVKVGNSDSMLRGVVFKPGHCDPVSVDNDVAPDVPMIRRNSDVMHHDGSAKRGRKSRFREKRGSGVRSRALVPVPIQPAHPTIPNNLIVPVVLQPAHLENGGERVPIDHSPMQTETGSQASGASNGKPFETLLTQVMNKGQVQHTTQSVEPESDEQALSIEPLQAIHPIHPVHMLKPMPSYGRGKMTELLQENVRETHFSQGH